The following coding sequences lie in one Rutidosis leptorrhynchoides isolate AG116_Rl617_1_P2 chromosome 4, CSIRO_AGI_Rlap_v1, whole genome shotgun sequence genomic window:
- the LOC139839922 gene encoding cytochrome P450 704C1-like: protein MKTLFLISTILFLATSSYFSTTFMLLLINLIILFVIVLLSFVVLYFKEFISNDHRPPLVGSVFSVLIHFNHIFDYMTLIARKHHTFRFITLTHSQVYVADPINVEHILKSNFSNYPKGDINKGIMGDLFGNGIFAADGDMWRHQRKLASYEFSTKNLRDFSTSVFRFNTAKLVKKISESVVHNEIISLQDPLMKSTLDSIFKVGFGFDLDTLSGTDEVSNRFMTAFEESAAIIFRRFVDLLWRVKRYFNIGSEAALKKNVKVIDSFVYELIQQKRNQMKSKKLDGGKDDLVSRFMTESEINPVKLSDQYLRDIVLSFISAGKGTSANTLTWFFYVLCKHTSIQEKVALEVKEATGAEYTRSIDAFSLELTETSLDKMHYLHATLTETLRLYPPVPLNGKCAEKDDILPDGFKIKKGDGVNYMPYPMGRMTYIWGEDADVFRPERWLHDGVFKPESPFKFPAFQGGPRICLGKEFAYRQMKMIAAFLVFFFKFQLVDESKEATYRTMFTLHMDNGLPLYAIYRSKIES from the exons ATGAAAACTCTCTTTTTGATTTCCACCATTTTGTTCCTCGCCACAAGCAGTTATTTTTCAACAACCTTCATGCTATTACTTATTAACCTCATAATATTATTTGTGATTGTACTCTTGTCTTTTGTAGTACTATACTTCAAAGAATTTATATCTAATGATCATCGGCCACCCTTAGTAGGCTCGGTTTTCAGTGTGCTGATACACTTTAACCATATTTTCGACTATATGACATTGATTGCAAGGAAACACCACACTTTTCGTTTTATCACACTTACACACAGTCAAGTATATGTTGCTGATCCGATTAACGTTGAACACATTCTTAAATCCAACTTTTCGAACTACCCCAAG GGAGATATAAATAAAGGGATAATGGGAGATCTTTTCGGTAATGGGATTTTTGCAGCAGATGGAGATATGTGGCGTCATCAACGAAAGCTTGCAAGTTATGAGTTTTCAACTAAGAATCTTAGAGATTTTAGTACTTCAGTTTTCAGGTTCAACACTGCTAAACTGGTGAAAAAGATTTCAGAATCAGTTGTTCATAATGAAATTATTTCTCTACAG GATCCTTTGATGAAATCCACTTTAGATTCGATATTCAAGGTGGGATTTGGGTTTGATCTTGATACTTTATCTGGTACAGATGAAGTTAGTAATCGATTTATGACAGCATTTGAGGAGTCAGCTGCCATCATCTTCAGGCGATTTGTTGATTTGTTATGGAGGGTTAAAAGGTATTTTAACATTGGATCAGAAGCTGCTCTAAAGAAAAACGTAAAAGTGATCGATAGCTTTGTGTACGAATTAATACAACAAAAAAGGAATCAGATGAAAAGCAAAAAACTTGAT GGAGGTAAAGACGACTTGGTATCAAGATTCATGACCGAAAGCGAGATTAATCCCGTAAAGTTGAGCGATCAGTACTTGAGAGACATTGTACTTAGTTTCATCAGTGCTGGGAAGGGTACATCAGCAAACACGCTCACTTGGTTCTTTTATGTACTTTGTAAGCACACTTCGATTCAAGAAAAAGTTGCTCTTGAAGTAAAAGAAGCCACTGGAGCCGAGTATACACGTTCTATCGATGCGTTCTCACTCGAGTTAACAGAAACGTCCCTAGACAAAATGCATTACCTTCATGCAACTTTAACCGAGACTCTCAGACTCTATCCTCCCGTTCCTCTG AATGGAAAATGTGCAGAAAAAGATGATATTCTACCAGATGGTTTTAAAATAAAAAAAGGAGACGGTGTTAACTATATGCCTTATCCAATGGGAAGAATGACATACATTTGGGGAGAAGATGCAGACGTATTTCGACCCGAAAGATGGCTCCATGATGGTGTTTTTAAGCCTGAAAGTCCATTCAAGTTTCCGGCATTTCAA GGTGGACCAAGGATATGCTTAGGCAAAGAATTTGCATACAGACAGATGAAGATGATAGCAGCTTTTCTTGTTTTCTTTTTCAAGTTTCAACTGGTGGATGAAAGTAAGGAAGCTACATATAGAACCATGTTCACACTTCACATGGACAATGGACTCCCTTTATACGCAATTTATCGTTCGAAAATAGAATCTTGA
- the LOC139840803 gene encoding pentatricopeptide repeat-containing protein At5g66520-like — MDYRKHLKSLAFLIDNCKNMRNIKQIHSQIITSPYLSKSDHIFLISRLIFFCTLSSSGSLSYASRVFRVTDDPNLFIYNAMIRAYSSNPSNALEKPHSLALYKQMLLNYIVPDCITIPFLLKECVNRLDFIVGQSVHAHSVKFGVQDNVYVRNSMIGFYTGFGVLTCARKVFDEMPERDVVSWNSIIVGCLRCGEFDMAFDLFHKMNNRNTITWNSVITGMVQGGRPKEAVRLFDQMLFLKEEEKVYPDKITLASVISACASLGWLDHGKWVHSYILRNGIECDVVINTSMVDMYGKCGNVGMAKRVFMGSAKKDVLAWTSMISVYALHGYGQEVFDLFDKMVGCGLQPNTVTFGALLTACSHLGLIDTGRWYFNLMKNVYSIEPTVQHYACMVDILGRGGLFDEVERLIDCMPMDPDVYVWGALLGACQMHGNIELGEKVAKRLINLDPLNHAFYVTLCDIQAKAGKFDELEDTRARMDEIGLKKDTPGSSMIEVDGINYEFSVKGSCDVMMDEIKSLLYGLSKEMNVYHDTSEPINNVFVHAQLSS; from the coding sequence ATGGATTATCGTAAACATTTGAAATCATTAGCCTTTTTGATTGACAATTGCAAGAATATGAGAAACATTAAACAAATTCATTCTCAAATCATAACATCACCCTACTTATCAAAATCAGATCACATTTTCCTCATTTCACGTCTCATTTTCTTCTGCACACTTTCATCATCTGGGTCACTCAGTTACGCTTCTCGTGTTTTTCGAGTAACCGATGACCCGAATCTGTTCATATACAACGCCATGATAAGAGCGTATTCTAGTAATCCAAGTAACGCGCTTGAAAAACCACATTCATTGGCTTTGTACAAGCAAATGTTGTTGAATTACATCGTGCCAGATTGTATTACTATTCCCTTTTTATTGAAGGAATGTGTTAATAGACTTGATTTTATTGTGGGTCAAAGTGTTCATGCTCATTCTGTTAAGTTTGGCGTTCAAGATAATGTATACGTTCGAAATTCGATGATTGGTTTTTATACTGGTTTTGGGGTGTTGACATGTGCAcggaaggtgtttgatgaaatgcctgaaCGGGATGTTGTTTCTTGGAATTCGATTATTGTTGGGTGTTTAAGATGCGGGGAGTTTGATATGGCGTTTGATCTGTTTCATAAGATGAATAACAGAAATACTATTACTTGGAACTCGGTAATTACTGGAATGGTTCAAGGCGGTAGGCCAAAAGAGGCTGTTCGATTATTTGATCAAATGCTTTTTTTAAAGGAGGAAGAAAAGGTTTACCCTGATAAGATCACGTTAGCTAGTGTAATTTCGGCTTGTGCATCGTTAGGGTGGCTCGATCATGGTAAGTGGGTGCACAGTTACATTTTGAGAAACGGGATAGAGTGTGACGTCGTGATTAACACATCGATGGTTGACATGTATGGAAAATGTGGTAATGTGGGTATGGCGAAAAGGGTTTTTATGGGTAGTGCAAAAAAAGACGTTTTGGCTTGGACATCAATGATCTCGGTGTATGCTCTTCATGGTTATGGTCAAGAGGTGTTTGACCTTTTTGACAAGATGGTTGGGTGTGGGCTGCAACCTAATACAGTAACTTTTGGTGCATTGTTAACAGCGTGTAGTCACTTAGGGTTAATAGATACGGGTCGTTGGTATTTCAATTTAATGAAAAATGTTTATTCGATTGAGCCCACGGTTCAACATTATGCTTGTATGGTTGACATTCTTGGTCGAGGAGGACTTTTTGATGAGGTTGAAAGGCTTATTGATTGTATGCCGATGGATCCAGATGTTTATGTGTGGGGTGCACTACTGGGGGCGTGTCAAATGCATGGGAATATAGAGCTTGGAGAAAAAGTGGCTAAACGTTTGATTAATTTGGACCCTTTAAATCATGCTTTTTATGTCACATTATGTGATATACAAGCTAAAGCTGGTAAATTTGATGAGTTGGAGGATACAAGGGCTCGTATGGATGAAATAGGGCTTAAGAAGGATACACCAGGCAGTAGCATGATTGAAGTTGATGGAATCAATTATGAGTTTTCGGTAAAAGGATCATGTGATGTCATGATGGATGAGATTAAGAGTCTTTTGTATGGGTTAAGTAAAGAGATGAATGTATACCATGATACATCAGAGCCAATAAATAATGTATTTGTGCATGCTCAATTGTCAAGTTAA
- the LOC139840270 gene encoding mitochondrial metalloendopeptidase OMA1, with amino-acid sequence MAWYRRSKLGFDAISHYLTSPKTLIRNPPSIANQSSKFTNYPISRVPKVTSFSPLAVNKSSNSRFTGTSYRNYYVDSRGVKHFKRRGFKRWVDNPRNVLIVVLVGSGIGVTIYFGNVEMVPYTKRKHLILMSKNVEKMIGESQFQSMKAGFKGKILPAMHPESVRVRMISKDIIEALQRGLKKEQVWTDLNYASEGGGASESKGKETVMAMSEGPNEGDMWMGKDEVIDDMWVDQSRKKGKEKGEKSDTRHLEGLKWEVLVVNDHLVNAFCLPGGKIVVFTGLLEHFRTNEEIATIIGHEVAHAVARHSAEQITKNLWFTIGQLILYQFFMPDLVNTMSSLLLKLPFSRRMEIEADYIGVLLMASAGYDPRAAPKVYEKLGQVAGDSALQNYLSTHPSGKKRSKLLSEAKVMQEAVSIYREVIAGREVDGFFL; translated from the exons ATGGCATGGTATAGAAGATCAAAACTAGGGTTTGACGCAATTTCCCATTACCTCACCTCCCCCAAAACCCTAATCAGAAATCCACCATCAATTGCTAATCAATCAAGTAAGTTTACAAATTACCCAATTTCTAGGGTTCCTAAAGTTACTTCATTTTCACCTCTAGCTGTTAACAAGAGCTCAAATTCTAGGTTTACTGGAACTAGTTACAGAAATTATTATGTTGATTCAAGAGGTGTTAAGCATTTTAAACGTCGAGGGTTTAAAAGATGGGTTGATAACCCTAGAAATGTTTTGATTGTAGTACTAGTAGGATCAGGAATTGGTGTTACTATATATTTTGGGAATGTTGAAATGGTACCTTATACTAAAAGAAAGCATCTCATTTTAATGTCGAAAAATGTGGAGAAGATGATAGGTGAGTCTCAGTTTCAGAGCATGAAAGctggatttaaaggaaaaatattgcCTGCAATGCATCCTGAAAGCGTTAGGGTTAGAATGATTTCGAAAGATATAATCGAGGCGTTGCAACGAGGGTTGAAAAAAGAGCAAGTTTGGACCGATTTGAATTATGCGTCGGAGGGTGGGGGCGCGTCGGAGAGTAAAGGGAAGGAAACGGTGATGGCGATGAGTGAAGGGCCTAATGAAGGTGATATGTGGATGGGTAAAGATGAGGTTATTGATGATATGTGGGTTGATCAAAGTAGGAAAAAGGGGAAAGAAAAAGGGGAGAAATCGGATACTAGGCATTTAGAAGGGTTGAAATGGGAAGTTTTGGTGGTGAATGATCATCTTGTGAATGCGTTTTGTTTGCCTGGTGGGAAGATTGTTGTGTTTACGGGGTTGTTGGAGCATTTTAGAACGAACGAAGAGATTGCTACTATAATTGGGCATGAG GTTGCACATGCGGTGGCAAGACATTCAGCTGAGCAGATTACGAAGAACCTTTGGTTTACAATCGGACAACTAATTTTATATCAGTTTTTTATGCCGGATCTTGTAAACACCATGTCAAGTCTTCTGCTTAAGCTTCCTTTTTCCCGAAG AATGGAGATTGAAGCTGATTACATAGGGGTGTTGTTGATGGCTTCAGCCGGATATGATCCACGTGCTGCACCAAAGGTATATGAGAAGTTGGGTCAAGTAGCGGGTGATTCTGCATTGCAAAATTACCTTTCTACCCATCCATCTGGTAAGAAGCGAAGTAAATTGCTGTCTGAAGCTAAAGTGATGCAAGAAGCAGTCTCTATCTATCGAGAGGTCATAGCAGGACGAGAGGTTGACGGGTTTTTCCTATAA